A genomic segment from Pseudomonas mendocina encodes:
- a CDS encoding S1 family peptidase has product MIDSLMLSAARITTLAAGQTLTNASGFFFSRDQKLFLVTSRHVVLDEPSSHHPDALQIELHTDARNLASTADFTIPLYHGDERLWRQGIDGAGEIDVAVIELDRSALPPGSVYQAFSEQHLLQADEHVEIGSTLLVVGFPLGFQDNLHRMPVARHAGLASSFGLRFQGLGYFLTDGRTHRGISGAPVVKRASVDGELPWHLLGIHSTRLLGDRDEDQDEALGLNCTWYADILMTLTE; this is encoded by the coding sequence CATCACCACGCTGGCGGCAGGTCAAACGCTGACCAACGCCAGCGGTTTCTTCTTCAGCCGGGATCAAAAATTGTTCCTGGTTACCAGTCGCCATGTGGTACTCGACGAACCCAGCAGCCATCACCCCGACGCCTTGCAGATCGAGCTGCACACCGACGCCAGGAACCTGGCCAGTACGGCGGATTTCACCATTCCCCTCTACCACGGTGACGAGCGCCTGTGGCGCCAGGGCATCGATGGTGCCGGCGAGATCGACGTGGCAGTGATCGAGCTGGATCGTTCTGCGCTACCGCCGGGCAGCGTTTACCAGGCCTTCAGCGAGCAGCACCTGCTGCAGGCCGACGAGCATGTCGAAATCGGTTCGACCCTGCTGGTGGTGGGCTTCCCGCTGGGTTTTCAGGACAACCTGCACCGCATGCCGGTCGCTCGTCATGCCGGCCTGGCCTCTTCCTTCGGCCTGCGTTTCCAGGGGCTCGGCTACTTCCTCACAGACGGCCGCACCCACCGCGGCATCAGCGGCGCGCCGGTGGTCAAGCGCGCCAGCGTCGACGGCGAGCTGCCCTGGCACCTGCTCGGCATCCACTCCACCCGCCTGCTCGGCGACCGCGACGAGGATCAGGACGAAGCGCTAGGTCTGAACTGCACCTGGTATGCCGATATTCTGATGACGCTGACGGAGTGA
- a CDS encoding malate:quinone oxidoreductase — translation MKKILLTLLCLSVIGCSKTREPEKTVDVLLIGAGVMSATLGTYLNELQPDWSIEIYERLDRVAGESSNGWNNAGTGHSAFCELNYTPETADGGIDISKAIAINESFEISKQFWATQVEREVLSKPKSFINITPHMSFVWGDDNVEYLRKRHAALQHSNLFRGMEFTEDHAQIAQWVPLIMQGRDPQQKVAATRMAIGTDVNFGEITRQLIDSLIGKEQASLHLEHEVRDLQRNDDGTWRVTVADLAKGGAEQSINARFVFIGAGGGALKLLQKSGIEEAKGYAGFPVGGQFLMTRNPDIVSQHLAKVYGKASVGSPPMSVPHLDTRVIDGENVLLFGPFATFSTKFLKNGSLLDMFSSMTTDNFLPMVNAGMDNWSLSTYLMGQLMLSQEDRMASLREYFPDAQDADWELLTAGQRVQIIKKDAEKGGVLQFGTEVVTSADGSLSALLGASPGASTAAPIMLQLIEKAFAEKVATPEWQARLKDIIPSYGQKLNDDLALTNRIRQWSSERLELQHIEVAPDVEMVVEPEPKPVTL, via the coding sequence ATGAAAAAAATCCTGCTGACGCTGCTTTGTCTCAGCGTGATCGGTTGCTCCAAAACCCGTGAGCCCGAGAAAACCGTCGACGTGCTGCTGATCGGCGCTGGCGTGATGAGCGCTACCCTCGGCACCTACCTCAACGAGCTGCAGCCGGACTGGAGCATCGAAATCTACGAGCGCCTCGACCGCGTCGCCGGCGAGAGCTCCAACGGCTGGAACAATGCCGGCACCGGCCACTCGGCGTTCTGCGAGCTGAACTACACCCCGGAAACCGCCGACGGTGGCATCGATATCAGCAAGGCTATCGCCATCAATGAGTCGTTCGAGATCTCCAAGCAGTTCTGGGCCACCCAGGTCGAGCGCGAGGTGCTGAGCAAGCCCAAGAGCTTCATCAACATCACCCCGCACATGAGCTTTGTCTGGGGCGACGACAACGTCGAGTACCTGCGCAAGCGCCACGCCGCCCTGCAGCACAGCAACCTGTTCCGTGGCATGGAGTTCACCGAGGACCACGCGCAGATCGCTCAGTGGGTACCGCTGATCATGCAAGGTCGTGATCCGCAACAGAAGGTTGCCGCGACCCGCATGGCCATCGGCACCGACGTCAACTTCGGTGAAATCACCCGTCAGTTGATCGACTCGCTGATCGGCAAGGAGCAGGCCAGCCTGCACCTGGAGCACGAAGTCCGCGACCTGCAGCGCAACGATGATGGCACCTGGCGCGTGACCGTGGCCGACCTGGCCAAGGGCGGCGCCGAGCAGAGCATCAATGCACGCTTCGTGTTCATCGGTGCCGGTGGTGGCGCGCTCAAGCTGCTGCAGAAGTCCGGCATCGAAGAAGCCAAGGGCTACGCCGGCTTCCCGGTCGGCGGCCAGTTCCTGATGACGCGTAACCCGGACATCGTCAGCCAGCACCTGGCCAAGGTCTACGGCAAGGCTTCGGTCGGTTCGCCGCCCATGTCCGTGCCGCACCTGGACACCCGCGTGATCGACGGCGAGAACGTGCTGCTGTTCGGCCCGTTCGCCACCTTCTCCACCAAGTTCCTCAAGAACGGCTCGCTGCTCGACATGTTCAGCAGCATGACTACCGACAACTTCCTGCCTATGGTCAACGCCGGCATGGACAACTGGTCGTTGAGCACCTACCTGATGGGCCAGCTGATGCTCAGCCAGGAAGACCGCATGGCGTCGCTGCGCGAGTACTTCCCGGACGCACAGGACGCCGACTGGGAGCTGCTCACCGCCGGCCAACGCGTGCAGATCATCAAGAAGGATGCCGAGAAGGGCGGTGTGCTGCAGTTCGGTACCGAGGTGGTGACTTCCGCCGATGGTAGCCTCAGTGCGCTGCTGGGGGCCTCACCGGGCGCCTCGACCGCTGCACCGATCATGCTGCAACTGATCGAGAAGGCTTTCGCCGAAAAGGTCGCAACCCCTGAGTGGCAGGCGCGCCTGAAGGACATAATCCCGTCCTACGGGCAGAAGCTGAACGATGACCTGGCGCTGACCAACCGCATTCGTCAGTGGAGTAGCGAGCGTCTCGAGTTGCAGCACATCGAAGTGGCCCCGGACGTGGAAATGGTCGTCGAGCCCGAGCCGAAGCCCGTGACGCTGTAA
- a CDS encoding LrgB family protein translates to MTQFTHHPLFAIALTLAAFLIAAWLYRRSGWLVLQPVLVSVTLIVTTLLLCGVDYATYRAGAESVAWLLGPATVALAVPLQHNIKRIRQLFWPVLITLTAGGVLSVALTLVIGWALGADWSVVMSLAPKFVTMPIAMPVAEQIGGVASLAAVMVMLTGVIGTAMGPLLLRWAGVDHPAARGLSYGINAHAIGTAHALQEGEECGAFAALAMSLLGIGTALLLPLLLA, encoded by the coding sequence ATGACGCAGTTCACTCACCACCCGCTGTTCGCCATCGCCCTGACGCTGGCCGCCTTTCTGATTGCCGCCTGGCTCTATCGCCGCAGCGGTTGGCTGGTGCTGCAGCCGGTTCTGGTGTCGGTGACGCTGATCGTCACCACCCTGCTGCTGTGCGGGGTCGATTACGCCACCTACCGTGCCGGCGCCGAGTCCGTTGCCTGGCTGCTGGGGCCGGCCACCGTAGCCCTGGCGGTCCCGCTGCAACACAACATCAAGCGCATCCGCCAGTTGTTCTGGCCGGTGCTGATCACCCTGACCGCCGGCGGCGTATTGTCGGTGGCGCTGACCCTGGTCATCGGTTGGGCACTGGGCGCCGATTGGAGCGTGGTGATGAGCCTGGCGCCGAAGTTCGTGACCATGCCGATTGCCATGCCGGTGGCCGAGCAGATTGGCGGCGTGGCCTCGCTGGCGGCGGTGATGGTGATGCTCACCGGTGTGATTGGCACAGCCATGGGACCGCTGCTGCTGCGCTGGGCCGGCGTCGACCACCCGGCGGCGCGTGGTCTGAGCTATGGCATCAACGCCCACGCCATCGGCACTGCGCATGCTCTGCAGGAGGGCGAGGAGTGTGGGGCCTTCGCCGCCCTGGCGATGAGCCTGCTGGGCATCGGCACTGCCTTGCTGCTGCCGCTGCTGTTGGCCTGA
- a CDS encoding CidA/LrgA family protein — translation MMVRGLFWLVLLQLLGVALNHWLLPMLPASIIGLLLLSLWLMWRGAVPEPLQQAAGGLLPYLPLLLAVPASGIMTSSDLLLGELPVIVAALVLSLLVTVPFCGWLLQALIRRQERK, via the coding sequence ATGATGGTGCGTGGCCTGTTCTGGCTGGTATTGCTGCAGTTGCTCGGCGTGGCCCTCAACCATTGGTTGTTGCCGATGTTGCCGGCTTCGATCATCGGCCTGTTATTGCTTTCGCTCTGGCTGATGTGGCGCGGCGCCGTGCCGGAGCCGCTGCAGCAGGCCGCCGGTGGTCTGCTGCCGTATCTGCCGCTGCTGCTGGCCGTACCGGCCTCGGGAATCATGACCAGCAGTGATCTGCTGCTCGGCGAGTTGCCGGTGATTGTCGCGGCGCTGGTGCTGTCGTTGCTGGTGACCGTACCCTTCTGCGGCTGGCTGCTGCAGGCACTGATCCGCCGCCAGGAGCGCAAGTGA
- a CDS encoding DUF934 domain-containing protein, producing the protein MNNLIRLIEGQARIVSDDPWQLHAADQGERLILPLAAWRERQPGEVLEGRAMSADGLLLQVDDEPEALQPFLSSLPLIAIDFPSFRDGRGYSQAYLLRTRLGWRGELRAVGDVLRDQLAHMRQCGFDAFAVRADKSLEDAIKGLEGLSVLYGRSVIEPRPLFRRGRHKEESRS; encoded by the coding sequence ATGAACAATCTGATCCGTCTGATCGAGGGCCAGGCCCGCATCGTCAGCGACGATCCCTGGCAGTTGCATGCAGCCGACCAAGGCGAGCGGCTGATCCTGCCGCTGGCAGCCTGGCGTGAGCGGCAGCCCGGGGAGGTGCTGGAGGGCAGGGCGATGAGCGCTGACGGCCTGTTGCTGCAGGTCGACGACGAGCCGGAGGCGCTGCAGCCATTTCTTTCCAGTCTGCCTCTGATCGCCATCGACTTTCCCAGCTTCCGAGATGGCCGCGGCTACAGCCAGGCCTACCTGCTACGCACCCGCCTGGGTTGGCGTGGCGAGTTGCGCGCCGTAGGCGATGTACTGCGCGACCAACTGGCGCACATGCGCCAATGCGGCTTCGATGCCTTCGCCGTGCGCGCTGACAAATCGCTGGAAGATGCAATCAAGGGCCTGGAAGGGCTCAGTGTGTTGTATGGTCGTTCGGTTATCGAGCCGCGTCCGCTGTTTCGCCGGGGACGCCATAAGGAGGAATCGAGATCATGA
- a CDS encoding nitrite/sulfite reductase: MYQYDDYDRALVRERVAQFRDQVQRRLADELSEEEFLPLRLQNGLYLQKHAYMLRVAIPYGTLSAKQMRALAHIAREYDRGYGHFTTRQNIQFNWVELERVPDILDWLAEHDMHAIQTSGNCVRNITTEAFAGVAADEYLDPRPLAEILRQWSTVNPEFLFLPRKFKIALCAAEQDRAAIQVHDIGLQLYRDEAGELRLRVLVGGGLGRTPIIAQTLREGLHWQDCLSYVEAILRVYNRHGRRDNKYKARIKILVKALGIEAFAAEVEREWQPIKDGPARLTEDEYQRVAASFHKPAYTAQDGLDLDFGTQLTRDHAFARWVSRNVMAHQVAGYVSVVLSTKPGISAPPGDVTAEQMEALADWSERYGFGEIRVAHEQNLVLPDVRKADLYALWREAQAAGLGTANAGLLTDIIACPGGDFCALANAKSIPIAQAIQQRFDDLDYLHDLGELSLNISGCMNACGHHHIGNIGILGVDKNGSEWYQLTLGGSQGQQAALGKVIGPSFAAEQVPEVIESIVHTYVDHREEGEGFLDTFQRIGLEPFKARVYSREEVA, encoded by the coding sequence ATGTACCAATACGACGATTATGACCGCGCGCTGGTGCGCGAGCGCGTTGCCCAGTTTCGCGACCAGGTACAGCGGCGCCTGGCCGACGAGCTGAGCGAGGAAGAGTTCCTGCCGCTGCGCCTGCAGAACGGCCTGTACCTGCAAAAGCATGCCTACATGCTGCGTGTGGCGATCCCCTACGGCACCCTGTCGGCCAAGCAGATGCGCGCGCTGGCGCATATCGCCCGTGAGTACGACCGCGGTTACGGCCACTTCACCACGCGGCAGAACATCCAGTTCAACTGGGTTGAACTGGAGCGTGTGCCGGACATTCTCGACTGGCTGGCCGAGCACGACATGCATGCCATCCAGACCTCCGGCAACTGCGTGCGCAACATCACCACCGAAGCTTTCGCCGGCGTCGCTGCCGACGAGTACCTCGACCCACGCCCACTGGCCGAGATCCTGCGCCAGTGGTCGACGGTCAACCCGGAATTCCTCTTTCTGCCGCGCAAGTTCAAGATCGCCCTGTGCGCCGCCGAGCAGGATCGCGCGGCGATCCAGGTGCATGATATCGGCCTGCAGCTGTATCGCGACGAGGCCGGCGAGCTGCGCCTGCGTGTGCTGGTCGGCGGTGGTCTGGGACGCACGCCGATCATCGCCCAGACCCTGCGTGAAGGCCTGCACTGGCAGGACTGTCTGTCCTACGTCGAGGCCATCCTGCGCGTGTACAACCGCCACGGCCGACGCGACAACAAGTACAAGGCGCGCATCAAGATCCTGGTCAAGGCGCTGGGCATCGAGGCCTTCGCTGCCGAGGTGGAGCGCGAGTGGCAACCGATCAAGGACGGCCCGGCACGCCTCACCGAGGACGAGTATCAGCGCGTCGCCGCGTCTTTCCATAAGCCGGCCTACACCGCGCAGGACGGCCTGGATCTCGATTTCGGCACCCAGCTGACGAGGGATCATGCCTTCGCTCGTTGGGTCTCGCGCAACGTCATGGCGCATCAGGTAGCGGGCTATGTCAGCGTGGTGTTGTCGACCAAGCCGGGCATCAGCGCGCCGCCCGGTGACGTCACGGCCGAGCAGATGGAGGCGCTGGCCGACTGGAGCGAGCGCTACGGTTTCGGCGAGATTCGCGTCGCTCACGAACAGAATCTGGTGCTGCCCGATGTTCGCAAGGCCGACCTCTACGCGCTATGGCGGGAGGCCCAAGCTGCGGGGCTGGGCACCGCCAACGCCGGGCTGCTGACCGATATCATCGCCTGCCCGGGTGGCGACTTCTGCGCCCTGGCCAACGCCAAGTCGATCCCCATCGCTCAGGCCATCCAGCAGCGTTTCGATGACCTCGACTACCTGCATGACCTGGGCGAGCTGAGCCTGAACATCTCGGGCTGCATGAACGCCTGCGGCCATCACCACATCGGCAACATCGGCATCCTCGGCGTCGACAAGAACGGCAGCGAGTGGTACCAGCTCACCCTCGGTGGCAGCCAGGGCCAACAGGCGGCGCTGGGCAAGGTGATCGGCCCGTCGTTCGCTGCCGAACAGGTGCCCGAGGTGATCGAGAGCATCGTGCATACCTATGTCGACCATCGCGAGGAGGGTGAGGGCTTTCTCGACACCTTCCAGCGCATCGGCCTGGAGCCTTTCAAGGCGCGCGTCTACAGCCGCGAGGAGGTGGCATGA
- the ccoG gene encoding cytochrome c oxidase accessory protein CcoG, with product MTDLIPVRSLDTAKPIRLTPAQAGGPIHTRSFTGRFRNLRLLGAGLLFLLFFGTAWIDWNGRQAVLWDLENRQFHIFGATFWPQDFILLSAILIIAAFGLFFITVLAGRVWCGYACPQSVWTWVFMRVEQITEGDRGQRIKLDAAPWSLQKLARRSAKHALWLAVSLATALAFVGYFTPVRQLTVDLATFEVGATTAFWVLFFTAATYINAGWLREKVCRDMCPYSRFQSVMFDSDTLVISYDAARGENRGPRRKDADYKAEGLGDCIDCTVCVQVCPTGIDIRDGLQLECIGCGACVDACDSIMDKLGYARGLVRYSSENELAGGKTHWLRPRLIGYAAMLAVMIGAFAWALAERPLISLDVTRDRGLFRENSLGQIENIYSLKIINKTQQPRSYAIDLVDAGDFELHGPSTLNLAPGEIRDLPVSVALTASHNAAGPQTLHFEVRDQADAGSRVSTKSTFLAPLR from the coding sequence ATGACCGATCTGATCCCCGTGCGGAGCCTCGACACCGCCAAACCCATCCGCCTGACACCGGCCCAGGCCGGCGGCCCGATCCACACGCGCAGCTTCACCGGGCGCTTTCGCAACCTGCGCCTGCTAGGTGCCGGCCTGCTGTTCCTGCTGTTCTTCGGCACCGCCTGGATCGATTGGAACGGCCGCCAGGCCGTGCTCTGGGATCTGGAGAATCGCCAGTTCCATATCTTCGGCGCGACCTTCTGGCCACAGGATTTCATCCTGCTCTCGGCGATCCTGATCATCGCCGCCTTCGGCCTGTTCTTCATCACCGTGCTGGCGGGCCGCGTCTGGTGCGGCTACGCCTGCCCGCAGAGCGTGTGGACCTGGGTCTTCATGCGTGTCGAGCAGATCACCGAAGGTGACCGCGGCCAGCGCATCAAGCTCGACGCTGCGCCCTGGTCGCTGCAGAAACTGGCTCGGCGCAGCGCCAAGCACGCGCTGTGGCTGGCGGTCAGCCTGGCCACTGCCCTGGCCTTCGTCGGCTACTTCACCCCGGTGCGCCAGCTGACGGTGGACCTGGCGACCTTCGAAGTCGGCGCCACCACGGCGTTCTGGGTGCTGTTCTTCACGGCTGCCACCTATATCAACGCCGGCTGGCTGCGGGAGAAGGTGTGCCGCGACATGTGCCCCTACTCACGCTTCCAGAGCGTGATGTTCGACAGCGATACGCTGGTCATCTCCTATGACGCCGCTCGTGGCGAAAACCGTGGCCCGCGCCGCAAGGACGCCGACTACAAGGCCGAAGGCCTGGGCGACTGCATCGACTGCACGGTCTGCGTGCAGGTCTGCCCCACCGGCATCGACATCCGCGACGGCCTGCAACTGGAATGCATCGGCTGCGGCGCCTGCGTCGATGCCTGCGACAGCATCATGGACAAGCTCGGCTATGCCCGCGGCCTGGTGCGCTACAGCTCGGAGAACGAGCTGGCCGGCGGCAAGACGCACTGGTTGCGCCCACGCCTGATCGGCTATGCGGCGATGCTGGCAGTGATGATCGGCGCCTTCGCCTGGGCATTGGCCGAACGCCCGCTGATTTCCCTGGACGTGACCCGCGACCGTGGCCTGTTCCGTGAGAACTCGCTGGGCCAGATCGAGAACATCTACAGCCTGAAGATCATCAACAAGACCCAGCAACCGCGCAGCTATGCCATCGACCTGGTCGATGCCGGCGACTTCGAGCTGCACGGCCCGAGCACGCTGAACCTGGCACCGGGGGAGATTCGTGACCTGCCGGTAAGCGTCGCGCTGACGGCTTCGCACAACGCTGCCGGCCCGCAAACCCTGCATTTCGAGGTACGCGACCAGGCCGATGCGGGCAGCCGCGTCAGCACCAAGAGCACCTTCCTCGCGCCGCTGCGTTGA
- the mapR gene encoding GntR family transcriptional regulator MpaR (MapR regulates genes involved in Pseudomonas quinolone signal (PQS) production and anthranilate metabolism), with translation MKRYEKFADEIAELIRTGVLGPGEKVPSVRHASRTYGVSPSTVFQAYYLLEDRGLIQARARSGYFVREHAKRPLHEPELTAHTAQTTEVDVSELVFSVLASLKDPHTVPFGSAFPSPDLFPLPRLAKSMAHALRMLSPHEIIADMTAGNADLRRQIALRYMVSGVMLPMEELVISNGAMEALNLCLQCVTQPGDLVAIESPTFYACLQVLERLQLKAVEIPVHPREGIDLGALSDSLKQLPIKACWFMSSLQNPLGASMSETKKQALYDLLVEHQVPLIEDDVYAELYFGSHPPKPVKSFDREGLVMHCSSFSKSLAPGYRIGWVAGGRYAEQIARLKLMTTISPSVPAQAALADYLQHGGYDRHLRKLRHALEMQQSAMLASAARHFPASTRVTRPSGGYFLWFEFPERLDSLQLLRLALAQGISLAPGPIFSASQGFRHCARLNYGHPWNPRNEQAMEVLGRLVAGLL, from the coding sequence ATGAAACGCTACGAAAAATTTGCCGACGAGATCGCCGAGCTGATCCGTACCGGCGTGCTCGGCCCCGGCGAGAAGGTGCCCTCGGTGCGCCATGCCAGCCGCACCTATGGCGTCAGCCCCTCCACCGTGTTCCAGGCCTACTACCTGCTGGAGGATCGCGGCCTGATCCAGGCGCGCGCGCGTTCCGGTTACTTCGTACGCGAACACGCCAAACGCCCGCTGCACGAGCCTGAGCTGACCGCCCACACCGCGCAGACCACCGAGGTCGACGTCAGCGAGCTGGTGTTCTCGGTACTCGCCTCGCTGAAGGACCCGCACACCGTGCCCTTCGGCTCGGCGTTCCCCAGCCCCGACCTGTTCCCGCTGCCGCGTCTGGCCAAGAGCATGGCGCACGCGCTGCGCATGCTCTCGCCGCACGAGATCATCGCCGACATGACCGCCGGTAACGCCGACCTGCGCCGGCAGATTGCCCTGCGCTACATGGTAAGCGGCGTGATGCTGCCGATGGAGGAACTGGTGATCAGCAACGGCGCCATGGAGGCGCTCAACCTCTGCCTGCAGTGCGTGACTCAACCAGGTGACCTGGTGGCCATCGAGTCACCCACCTTCTACGCCTGCCTGCAGGTGCTGGAGCGCCTGCAGCTCAAGGCGGTGGAAATCCCCGTACACCCGCGCGAAGGTATCGACCTGGGCGCCCTGTCCGATAGCCTCAAGCAACTGCCGATCAAGGCCTGCTGGTTCATGAGCAGCCTGCAGAACCCGCTCGGCGCAAGCATGAGCGAGACCAAGAAGCAGGCGCTGTACGACCTGCTGGTCGAACATCAGGTGCCGTTGATCGAAGACGACGTGTACGCCGAGCTGTACTTCGGCAGCCACCCGCCCAAGCCGGTGAAGAGCTTCGACCGCGAGGGGCTGGTGATGCATTGCAGCTCGTTCTCCAAGAGCCTGGCGCCGGGCTATCGCATCGGCTGGGTGGCCGGCGGGCGCTATGCCGAGCAGATCGCCCGGCTCAAGCTGATGACTACCATCTCCCCGTCGGTGCCAGCCCAGGCAGCGCTGGCCGATTACCTGCAGCACGGCGGCTACGACCGCCACCTGCGCAAGCTGCGCCACGCCCTGGAAATGCAGCAAAGCGCCATGCTCGCCTCTGCCGCCCGGCACTTCCCCGCCAGCACGCGGGTCACAAGGCCTTCGGGTGGCTACTTCCTCTGGTTCGAGTTCCCCGAGCGCCTGGACTCGCTGCAACTACTGCGCCTGGCGCTGGCCCAGGGCATCAGCCTGGCGCCGGGGCCGATCTTCTCCGCCAGCCAGGGCTTTCGCCACTGCGCGCGGTTGAACTACGGTCACCCATGGAACCCGCGCAACGAACAGGCCATGGAAGTGCTCGGGCGCCTGGTGGCGGGATTGCTCTGA
- a CDS encoding maltoporin, with translation MKITQQTLTCSLGTPCLLALALATPQAQALEFSGYLRSGIGGADTGGTQQCFQLPGAQSKYRLGNECEQYIELDLRQDLFRLDDGSVISVEGMAQLYNQYGHTPKFTGDYGFARMNQMYAEWSNMPALNGGSLWAGRRFYKRNDIHISDFYYWNQSATGFGIDEMKIGDLKYSYVFSRKDNYDQKPYINRHDFNVGGFQVNPGGELEVGVSYIDKPDSSDANSGWAVSAQHKQQGFLGGVNTVALQYGRGPGTGLGYTGDPALDSSNRSWRLVEYFDFQMTPRLGGQVQLVYQKDKRPDGADQNWLSIGGRTSYAFTEQFKLVGEIGRDQVEAPGGTRKLTKFTIAPTWSPSGPGFWERPEIRLYYTYASWNRAAQQAANLLADGSALSENGAFGSARNGSNFGVQVEYWWK, from the coding sequence ATGAAGATCACACAGCAAACCCTCACCTGTTCGCTCGGCACCCCCTGCCTGCTGGCACTGGCTTTGGCCACACCGCAGGCGCAGGCCTTGGAGTTCAGCGGTTATCTGCGCAGCGGTATTGGTGGTGCCGATACCGGCGGTACGCAGCAGTGTTTCCAATTGCCGGGCGCGCAATCGAAGTACCGCCTGGGTAACGAGTGCGAGCAGTACATCGAGCTGGATCTGCGCCAGGACCTGTTTCGCCTGGATGACGGCTCGGTGATCAGCGTCGAGGGCATGGCCCAGCTCTACAACCAGTATGGTCATACCCCGAAGTTCACCGGCGACTACGGCTTCGCACGGATGAACCAGATGTACGCCGAGTGGAGCAACATGCCCGCGCTGAACGGCGGGTCGCTGTGGGCCGGACGGCGCTTCTACAAGCGTAACGACATCCACATCTCCGACTTCTACTACTGGAACCAGAGCGCCACCGGTTTCGGCATCGACGAGATGAAGATCGGCGATCTCAAGTACAGCTACGTGTTCTCGCGCAAGGACAACTACGACCAGAAGCCCTACATCAACCGCCACGATTTCAACGTCGGCGGCTTCCAGGTCAACCCGGGCGGTGAGCTGGAGGTGGGCGTCAGCTATATCGACAAACCGGACAGCAGCGATGCCAACAGCGGCTGGGCGGTGAGTGCGCAGCACAAGCAGCAGGGCTTTCTCGGCGGGGTCAACACCGTTGCCCTGCAATACGGGCGAGGGCCAGGTACCGGCCTGGGTTATACCGGTGATCCGGCTCTCGACAGCAGTAACCGCAGCTGGCGCCTGGTGGAGTATTTCGACTTCCAGATGACTCCGCGTCTCGGCGGCCAGGTGCAACTGGTGTATCAGAAGGACAAGCGCCCGGATGGCGCGGATCAGAACTGGCTGTCCATCGGTGGCCGCACCAGCTACGCCTTCACCGAGCAGTTCAAACTGGTCGGCGAGATCGGTCGCGATCAGGTCGAGGCGCCCGGTGGTACACGCAAGCTGACCAAGTTCACCATCGCGCCGACTTGGTCGCCCTCAGGTCCTGGCTTCTGGGAACGTCCGGAAATCCGCCTGTACTACACCTACGCCAGCTGGAACCGCGCCGCGCAACAGGCCGCCAACCTGCTGGCCGATGGCTCGGCGCTGTCCGAGAACGGCGCCTTCGGCAGCGCGCGTAATGGCTCCAACTTCGGTGTACAGGTTGAGTACTGGTGGAAGTAG